ACTGCGAGGCAGCGATCCAATCCAGACCACGGTGGATGGCGGCGCGTACCTTCGGATCGTGAATCGGCGTGGCGAGCGCAGCGTAAGGCGCCATGTCGACCACGACGATGGCCAGGCAAGTCAGCAGTACGAAACAGAATTTCAGTGGTTTCATCTCACGGCTCCTCGCGCATCAGAGCGGCGGGTTGCGGGGCCATGATTTGAAACCAATTCTGCAATCCCTTCATAACGGCCTTGCCCGCCTTCGCGGTCTCGGTCTCCTTCTTCGAGCCTGCCTGCGAGGTACCCTCGGCCGGCGCCTCCTTGCCGGTGAATGTCAGCCGTAGCGATACCCCTTGCGTACCTTGCGCCTTCAGGATGACTTGATGGCGCTCGGGATCGCCCGAGATATCGAGCCCCTGTTGGACCGGCTGCGACAGCTTCTCGTCGTGAACGATCTTGCCGGTGCGCTTATCGACGCAAATGATTTCGGCTTCGACATTGTGCGATCGATTCTTGCGCTGGTCGTAGATGTGGGTGGCGAACGTCAACACCGGCAGCGCCGCCGGTTGGTACAGCGATAGTCCTTGGCGGTCGACTTGCATCGAGCCAATTTTTTTGCCGCTCGACCGATCGAAGATATAAACGTGCCCGGTGAGGAGCGGGCAGCCGATTCCCCCGACGACCGCTTGGCGGTTAATGCTGTTGCGCATCTGGACCGGACGATTCGTCGCCAGGATGTACTGCCCGGAACCACGGAGGACGTAGATCTCGCTTAGGTTGGGTTCGGGGGCGAGCTTTTCCTCGACCAACGCATGGCCATCGTTCAATGCGAGTAGCGCGAACTGGCCGTCGGGCGTCATGACGCCCACGGCTTCGTCATGCACGACCCAGGCCTTAGCCGAGGCGGGGAATTGTCGTTGCCAAATCGTTTTTTCGGCCCATGGATCCGTAACCGCCAGCTTTACGTGTCCGCGCTCCAGGTTCCAACTGACGACGCGGCGGCCAAGAGACAACATGCGTTGGGGTGACGCGGGAACTTTTCGCCTGCCTAGCTCAAAGCCGTCGAGCGCCCGGACCACTAGAGCGTCTTCGCTATTGGGTGGAACGATGAATAGCATTTCTTCGTCGCCGAAGATATCACTGCCTGGCTCGGTGTCGCTGCGCGTCCAGAGCGATTCACCGGTCAGTGGGCGGACCGCGATCACGGAGCGCATGCGCTGGTAGCAGGCCATGTCCGGCGTGACGGGGCCAATGCTGCCGAGCGGCCGGCCCAATTGGTCGGCGACGATCGGCCGCGGTACGGCCCACGGAACTTGAACGATGTGCGGCTGCGGTTGGAAGGGAACAGCCGACGCGCGCTCGATGAGGTCGTGCCGCCACAGGATGCGGGCGCCGTCATTGCCAGGCCCTCCCAGCGTGTCGATGGCCATGACCTGATAGGCCATGGAAACGAGCACCACATGCCCGCTGACGCGAGCCGGGCTCATTTGGCCGTTACCGAAAAACGTGTTGTTATTATTGGGGGCGTTCGAGTCGCGCAACGGCACGCGCCACCGTTCGCGACCCAGGCCGTCGAAGCCGACCAAGGATTGTTGCTGCTGATCGACGCACAGCGACGCGTGCTCGTAGAAAGGCGACAAGGGGCCGGTCAGGTCCAGGGCGAAATGGCGCGTCATGGTACTGGACGAAGTCTTGCTCTCTTCGCGCTCGACCGTGCCGATGGGCCATGGTTCGACGGTCGTCATCAGTTTGCGCACGTCGGAGTCTTCGGGCAGGATATCGGCGAGCTGCCGTCCTGTTTTACCATCGAGGCAGGGAACGTCGGCGTAACGATCGACGAGCCGCTGATAATAAATCGCGGCGTCATCGTACCGCTTGGCCTGGTCGAGAAGTGCCGCATATTGGGCCGTAGCCTTGGCGACTACCGACGCGTTGTCAGTAGATTCAAGGCGCCGCAGGATTTGCTCCGCTTCGGCGTAGGCCCCCTCATCGACCAGTCGCGAGAATAGTTGTTCACGCGCGGTGTCCCCAATCATGGGCAGCGTGCCGTAGTAGGCCAGGAACGTGCGCAGCGGGATCGGGCCGGCGGCCTGCAGGGCCGAGTCCAATCGTGTGCGGATCGTGCTTTCCATGGCGGCACGATCGGCTGGCGAGCCAGCATCGAGCAACTCGCGCAGGCGAGCCTGAACCCAACGATCGCGACGCACCGACAACACATGGTCGACCCGCTCGAGTTCGCTCGCGCCCCCGTCGGCGATGGCGATGCGCATATACGCTTCGAATGCGGCGGGCACATTGCCGGCGCTTTGCCAGCCAACAGCCACGAGGCGGAGGAAGGCGCCGCGCTGTGCCGGCTGTTCGATCAGTTTTTCGATGTCCGCTAACTGGTCTTTGTAGGCGGGGAAGTCGATGCGCATTCCTTCCAACAGCGCGTCGACCAGCAAGTCGCGCGTGCGAGGATCGGGTGCTACTTCGAAGGACTTTCGCAAGCTGTCGGTGGCGTCGCGGAAATTGCCTTCATCGAGCAGCAACTCGCCGCGCCGAGCCAGTGCCGCGGCGTCATTCGGGTTTGCGTCAATCGCGGCGCTGATTTGCTTCCACAGATCATCGCGCTGATCGAAGCGCTCGATGACGTCGATGCTTTGCGAGATCACTGCCCCCCGGTGACAGATCAGATTACCTGGTGCGGTACCGGTGCGCGATTTCGAGCGCGCCACGATCTGTCCGCTGTCGATGTCGATGGCGGCAACCTCGGCCGTCGACAAGGGAAGATGGTAGCGGCGACCGTTAAAGAACCCGCGACCGCTCGGAACGCTGCCCACCGGCAACGGTAACGAGGCCTCGCTCCAGCAAGGGA
The Pirellulales bacterium DNA segment above includes these coding regions:
- a CDS encoding PQQ-binding-like beta-propeller repeat protein, encoding MDHGGFAGSRPSRGTVLALALVALLTTGRWVAADEPQPTPAKEAPPAEKKDADPKPAAPPAEKAPQEAPKIRPLPGPLQIRGGANVLMRARAGQVGTGAGLEDDPIFFPADRATLQRLSKAQDLLEEHRYGEAVHLLGDILEGPEDYFFQPKRDEPIHRSLKAEAQRLLGDLSGDGREAYELLYGAAARQSLDAAIAKGDASALTDVSRRFFHTTAGYEATYLLAAYQFDHGQPLAAALSLKRLQSTPAAGQFEPALTLKLATCWLQAGMSDKAREALSQLLQQNRVTRVIVGGKEVPLFHRDDEALTWLAKFAHVAAAAAVDGGDQWAMYRGSASRNTISNGSSPLLSRRWAIPTSDTFGPPVEDLVKQLRDTSQDQGNIMLCSLHPLAVKDLVLMRTVGGLLAVNFTTGKRVWPGPVDDSIRHLLDPGAPSHSINQPARIGNARQVPNPALANGPRWLSHRLYEDTTYGTMSSDGLRVFCVEDLDSGLGLPEQWQVVNPNGRRMPQLVGPRSFNRLAAYDIATEGKLKWDAGGPQGEPQSELAGAFFLGAPLPLADKVYALSEMKGEIRLVALDAATGKFEWSQQLAVLETIQGTEQVRRSSGLSPSYSDGVLVCPTAAGAIVALDLTTRSLLWGYQYARNDGNTPDATRLGMIRNPALAVNNGGVGNRWNDASVTIAGGHVLLTPPESNQLHCLNLLDGKLLWQKPRDDGLYIGCVDDDKVLVIGRNSIRALGLKDGLPCWSEASLPLPVGSVPSGRGFFNGRRYHLPLSTAEVAAIDIDSGQIVARSKSRTGTAPGNLICHRGAVISQSIDVIERFDQRDDLWKQISAAIDANPNDAAALARRGELLLDEGNFRDATDSLRKSFEVAPDPRTRDLLVDALLEGMRIDFPAYKDQLADIEKLIEQPAQRGAFLRLVAVGWQSAGNVPAAFEAYMRIAIADGGASELERVDHVLSVRRDRWVQARLRELLDAGSPADRAAMESTIRTRLDSALQAAGPIPLRTFLAYYGTLPMIGDTAREQLFSRLVDEGAYAEAEQILRRLESTDNASVVAKATAQYAALLDQAKRYDDAAIYYQRLVDRYADVPCLDGKTGRQLADILPEDSDVRKLMTTVEPWPIGTVEREESKTSSSTMTRHFALDLTGPLSPFYEHASLCVDQQQQSLVGFDGLGRERWRVPLRDSNAPNNNNTFFGNGQMSPARVSGHVVLVSMAYQVMAIDTLGGPGNDGARILWRHDLIERASAVPFQPQPHIVQVPWAVPRPIVADQLGRPLGSIGPVTPDMACYQRMRSVIAVRPLTGESLWTRSDTEPGSDIFGDEEMLFIVPPNSEDALVVRALDGFELGRRKVPASPQRMLSLGRRVVSWNLERGHVKLAVTDPWAEKTIWQRQFPASAKAWVVHDEAVGVMTPDGQFALLALNDGHALVEEKLAPEPNLSEIYVLRGSGQYILATNRPVQMRNSINRQAVVGGIGCPLLTGHVYIFDRSSGKKIGSMQVDRQGLSLYQPAALPVLTFATHIYDQRKNRSHNVEAEIICVDKRTGKIVHDEKLSQPVQQGLDISGDPERHQVILKAQGTQGVSLRLTFTGKEAPAEGTSQAGSKKETETAKAGKAVMKGLQNWFQIMAPQPAALMREEP